The following is a genomic window from Acidimicrobium ferrooxidans DSM 10331.
GCCGATGTCATGGGCGTGTGCGCGCTCGTAGCCTCGTGCGACGAGCACACGCCGACGATCGCGATCTCCCACTATCGAGCGTATTGCGCCGGCGAGCGCCGATGGATCGTTTGGCTCGACGAGCACCCCTGCATCGGCGACGACCGGCCGGTAGCCCTCGATTGCACTCGCGACCACCACCGCTCCCCGCGCCATCGCCTCGAGGAGCACCACACCGAACGACTCGCCGCCAAGCGACGGCGCGACGAGGACCTCGGCCTCCCGGTAGGCACGATCGAGCGTCGCGTCGTCGACGCGGCCCCGCCACGTCAACCACCCCGGCCAGCGCTCGGCAGCTCGACGGACGAGCGGGGCGAGCGGGCCGTCGCCAACGATCACGACCGACGACACCGAGTCCACCAGCATCGGCAGGGCCGCGAGCAAGACCCGAATCCCCTTGCGCTCCTCGAGGCGCCCGACGAACGCGACGGAGCCGGGCCTGCGTGCCTGATCATCCGGCACCGCTTCGGGCACGCTGAGCCCGTTCGGGATGATCTCGATCGGGCCGGGGGCCCATGCGCGAGCAACCATCGCTGCCGATGGCGAGACCGCCGTCGCGACGCGTATTCCCCGCGCCCCCACGCGACCAACACCTGCGAGCAGAGCCCTGCCAACCCCACGCGGCATCCCTGCGCGGTGCCCGGTCGCGATGACAGGGATGCTCGCCCGACGGGCGAGGGCGATGGTCATCGGTCCGACCAGGGGCACGAGCGGCTCGTGGAGGTGCACGACCGTCGCGCCTCGCATCGCTCGCGACAGCGACCGGACCATGCGCAGATCCCAGCCGATCGGGGCACGGGACCCGTTGGCAGGGACCCGAACCGACCGGCCGAGACCGCCCTGCCCAGGTCCGACCAGATCCACCGACACCCCCAGCTGCGAGAGGGCGCGCGTGAGCGCCGCGGCTTGGCGCTGCACGCCTCCGGGAACGTCGAGGTCGTAGGGGCACACCTCGAGGACTCTCACGAGGTCCGCCTCACGTCGTCACAGTGCGAGCATCGGCGACCAGGTTGTGCCATTGACTCGGTGCGGCCTGGATCTGGCGCTCGAGTGCGCGCACCACCCGTCGATGAAGCTCCTCGATGCGAGCCTCTCGTGACCCCTGCGTCGGCGGCATGATCGGCGCCCAGATCCGAATCAGGTGCCTCCGTCCCGGCAGCTGGTAGCACGCCGCCGGGTAGACCGGCGCTCCCGACAACACCGACAGCACCGCCGGCCCGGCTGCCACCGAGACCTTCCGACCGAACAGTTCCCCGGGACGACCCGAACCGGTGACGTCGCGATCGACCACGAGCGCGACGCGCCCACCTTCCCGTAGGGTGCGCAACAGAGCCCGAGTTGCCTGGACGCCGGTGGGGACGACGCGGATGCCGAGCGCATCACGCAGTCGATCGAAGAAGCTCGTCACCGACGCCTCGGGAAGTCGCTCGGCCACCGCCGTGACGGGTGCGCCGGCGGCCGACGCCCACACCCCGGCGACGTCCCAGTTGCCGACGTGCGCCAGGGCAACGATGCAGCCTTCACCGCGCCCGACCGCCTCCAGGAATGCCTCGTGGCCCGTCACCTCGACGCCGTCGAGCAGACGCGCCATCGCGTGAGGGGCTCGGAGCGTGTCGACGTAGTAGCGCGCATAGGACACATAGGCCCGAAGCGTCCAGGCGATCGCCCGCGGATCGCTCATCGGGCGTCTCCGCGCCAAGCACTGGTGCTCCCAGGCGATACGCCGCCGCGATCCGGTCAGCACAAAGGCGATCGCCCCACCGACCCACCAGACGATCGGATCGAGTCGCCACGGCAGCCGTCGCACCAACGCAGAGGCGATCTCGAACCGTCGAGCTCGCAGACCAGCGCGCAGCGACCTTGCGGTCCGCACCGCCTAACGCGCGTCGCGGCGCCGCCGACGCCGAGCAGTGGTCACTTCCCGCGACCCGAGCAAACCGCTCAGACGCGTCCGCAGCCGCGCCCGCCGCCGCCGATTCTCGCGTCGCAGCGCGACGAGGCGCTCATGGGCACGGAGCCGATCTGGCTGGCCCGAAGCCGAGCGCCAGATCCTGACGAAGCGCTGTGCAGCCGTCCAGGTCGACCCGAGGAGCAGCACCCACACCGCGATGGGGAGCAGCGCCCACACGGCGATGCCGAGGAGGAGGACGACCGAGCGCTCAGCGCGCTCGAAGACGCCACCCTTGGCCTGGAAACCGAGCGACTCCGCCTTGGCGCGCTGGTACGAGATGAGCGACGCCGCGAGAGCAGCGCCGAAGGCCGCCACGCCAAGACCAGGCTGATGCTCGACGAGCACCAAACCGACCCCAAGTCCCCCGAGGACCGCCGCGTCGCTCACACGATCCGAGACCGAGTCGAAGAACGCGCCGCGACGGGAAGCAGCCCCACTCGCCTTCGCAACGGGACCATCGAGCAAGTCTCCGAGGAAGCCGACGAGAGCCAGTGCAAGGCCTACCCAGCGTGCGCCGAACGCGAGCGCGAGGCCGGCACCGATCGCCGCGACGATCCCTGCGCCGGTGAGCACGTCTGGTGTGATCCCGAGCCGCGCGAGCTGACGACCGACCGGCGCGGTCGCCCGATCGACTTGCCCCCTGAACTCTCCGTCCAGCACCTCCGGCCACTCCTTGCGATCGCCCATCCGATGTCGTCGTCGCTGCAACGCATCTACGCTCGGACAACGCTACGGCGTAGCCTACCACATCGCCTCCACCCGCCTGTGCTGGTCGCACGGGGCGTGCTATGGTGGGCCAGCTGCATCGACAGCTTGGGACCGACGGGAGGTGCCGTGGACGCCACTGTCGCAGCGAGCCCGCGTGCTCGCATCATCTGCGTCGTCGGACCTGCGGGCGTGGGCAAGACCACGCTCGTGCAGGCGCTCGCCACGCTCCAGTCTCCACCGACGCGCGGCGACGACGATGCCCGCGCACTGATCGACACGTCGCCGGAAGAGCGCGCGCACCACCACTCCGTCGACCTGGGCGTCGTACGCCTCGAGCACCGAGGCCACGCGATGACCCTGCTCGACGTCCCCGGTATCGGTGAGCTCGCCGCTGCGCGGGCACTTGCACTCGCCGTCGCCGACGCAGCGCTCGTCGTGGTGCCACCCAGCGACAGCCCCAGCCCGGAGCTCCTGCGCATCTGGCGCGAGCTCGACGAGCGCCAACTGCCCCGCTTGGTGGTCGTCAATCGCTGCGACGACAGCCGCTGTGCGATCGACACCGTCGTCCGTGCCCTCAACGAGCGCCTCGAGGCCCATCTCGACGCCGTCGAGCTCGTCGCCATCACCGCCGACGGCCATCAGGACCTCATCGACGTGCTCGCGGAGGCGTCCATCGTCGGCATCGGCACTGACGAGCACCTCGAACCGCTGCCCGAGGTCGAGCGCGAGTTCGAGCGCCAGGCACACGACGCCTTGCTCGACGACATCGTGGCCGAGGACGACGCCCTCCTCGAGCGCTACCTCGCCGGTGAGGAGCTCGACCCGACCGAGCTCAACGCTGCACTGGCGATCGCCATCCGCGAGCGGCACCTGACCCCCGTTCTCGCCGCGTCGGCGACCACGCGTCTCGGCCTCACCCATCTCCTCGACATGCTCGATGCCCTGGTACCAGCGTCGCCGACGCCAACGGACACCACGAGCGCGCTGGTCATCGCCACAAGCTCCGACAACTTTCAAGGTACGTCCGCGACGCTCGCCATCGTCCGCGGCGCCATCCGGCCCGACAGCGTCCTGCGCGACTCGGCCCAGGACCGCACGGAGCGACTCCATCAGCTGCTCTGGCCGACCCTGCCCAAGCCTACGCCGACGACGGAGGCCGCCGCGGGTGACGTCGTGATCGCCCCCAAGGTGGGGGCCGCGGTGGGGACCTGGCTCATCGATCCTGCTGGCCACGACATCCCCGATCCAGTGCAGCGCCCGACACCGACCTACACGCTCGCCGTCGAGGTTCCCGACCAGCGCGCCAACGACAAGGTTCAAGCAGCTGCCGCTCGCCTCGCCATGGAAGACCCAGGGCTGATCGTCAGCCGGGAGGCAGAGACCCACCGCCTCTTGCTCACCGGCATGGGGGCGACGCACTTGGCTCTGGTGATCGAGCGACTCGGCCGCCGCAGCGGAGCTGCGATCCAGACGGTCACGCCACGCACGCCCTATCGCGAAACCATTGCGGGCACGGTCGAGGTGGAAGGGCGCCACAAGAAGCAGACCGGGGGCCACGGCCAATACGGCGTCGTGGTCTGCCGCATCGGACCCGGACCTCGTGCGAGTGGCGTGGTGTTCTTCGATGAGATCGTCGGCGGGGCCATACCGCGAACCTTCATTCCCGCGGTCGAGGCGGGCATTCGGGAGGCGTGCGAGCAAGGTGGTCCGCATGGGTTCCCCGTCGTCGACCTCGAAGTCCACCTCATCGACGGCAAGCACCATCCGGTCGACTCCAACGAGCTCAGCTTCAAGCTTGCAGGGGCGCTCGCGCTGCGCACGGCCCTCGAGCGAGCAGGGAGCGTCGTCCTCGAACCGATCGCACGTGTGCACCTCAGCGTCCCGGCAAGCGCACAGGGCGACGTGCTGGGCTACGTGACGTCACGCCGGGGTCGCATCATCGAGTCCACTCCGGTCGGGCCGAGCGTCGAGATCGAGGCAGAACTGCCCGCTGCCGAACTCACGCATCTCGCCGTGGACCTCCACGGCCTGACGGCGGGCCAGGGATCGTTCACGAGCACGCACGACCGCTACGAGCCCGTCCCAACCGCGGTCCTCGGACGCTTGCTCAGCGCGACATCCAAGTGACGCCGCCCTACGGCCCGACTCGGCACTCCCTCCCTGGCAACTCACGGTCGACGACCACACCTCTGCACCCCGTACACCCGAGAACCGTGCGTTCTGCGGCGCTCGGAGAGAGCGGTATCGTGACCACCGATCCTCCCTTGCCCAAAGGCTGTGATCGAGTCGGGGCACGCCACGGTGAGCTGGTGCGACTCGGTGGCGGCAGCCGGACCTCGGAGTCGCTCGGCAAGCATGTCGCCATGGCCGCAGGCAGCTGGCGGTGGTGGCTCGTCGAGCCACCACCGGGTGCGTACCACTCCGGCCGACGTCGGCAGACTCGATGAACGCACGCACAGTCAGAGGGCCAGTCGTGCGCGCCGCGATCCGCTCCTTTCGGCAGGGGTCCATCCGCTCCAGTGAACGACGAGGTCCCCCGCACGGCTCACGTTGGCCTTTGCACGCGGCCTTCACGACGCGCGGGAGCACCTCCGCTCCAACAAGCCGAGAGCGACGGCGGCTTGCACGCGGGCGATCGGCTCCGCCACGACGCTCAGGCCTCGGCTCTGGAGGGCTCTCACGAGGTCACGCTGCGCTCCGCTCTCGTTCGGAACGGCACTCGCGCCGTCCGACACCTCTCGGCACGTTCTCCGCGACGGCGACCACATGGAGCTCATGTGGCCCCAACAGATCACACCACGCGGATCGGTGACTCGACAAGGGACGAATTACCCAGCGTTGTCGATCACCTCAATGCGATTCCCAAAGGGGTCGTCGACGTATAAGCGCCGGACTCCCGGAAGGTCTTCGTCCCACCGCCAGGAAGCGCCCGACGCTTCGAGCTTCGCAACGAGATCGTCCAGCTCCTCCACTCGGAGGGCGGGGTGCGCCTTGCGCGCCGGCCTGAAATCCTCCTCCACCCCAAGATGCAGCTGCACGGGCCCGCACGCAAACCAGCGGCCACCACGAGCTGCGAGCGGCTCTGGCTTCGCGAGGACAGTGAAGCCGAGTACGTCGCGGTAGAACGCTTCTGCCTCGGGCTCGCGACCGGCTGGCATGGCGAGTTGGACATGATCAAGGGCTACGACTCGGACGCCCACGACGTGAATCCTCCCACCCACGCTCGACTCGTGCCGCGCCCGGCGCCAAGCGCTCATCACCGCTCGCGACCACTGACGCCGAGAACAGCTGGACGCCTCCTTCCCAGAGGCAGCCTCAGACACCGCAGTGCTCGTCCTGTCAGGTGCCAAGCCCAGCGAGGCGTTGTGCATGCCGGGCACCGACGTCGATCTCCATCCGTCGTGCCACTCGCGACCACATCCCGCGAGGGGTCGTCCCCAGGTCCGCGCCTCTTCCCCAGAGACACCGTCGCGGACGACGAGCGTCACGACCCCCGCGGCCACCGCTCACTCGAGCGGCGCGCGCGACCCACACCACTGCTGCGAGTCCAGAAGGCCGATCAGCTCACGGAGCAACTGCCGTACTCGGGCCCGGCGCCGGCGTCACTACGAGCTCGCCGGCCACGCGCGGCGCAACCGATCGCGCGTGTCCCCGAGTGCCTCGGGGAGGACCCGTGTCTGCGCGGCGGTCACCATGAAGTTCGCGTCCCCGACCCACCGAGGAACGACATGGACGTGCAGGTGCTCGACGATACCCGCACCCGATGCCCGACCAAGATTGAGGCCGAGGTTGATGCCCTGGGGATGGTAGGCGCTCTCCAGCGCCGCCATTCCCTCGCGCACGAGCTCCCACATCTCGCCGAGCTCCTCGTGCGAGAGCGCGCCGAGGTCGCTGCCGTGCCGCCGCGGGACCACCATCAGGTGCCCCGACGTGTACGGATAGAGGTTCAGCACGCAGAAGGCACGCGCGCGACGAGCGACCACGAGATCATCGGCCCCATCGGCCCCGTCGCCGATCGCGCACAGGACGCACCCGTCGACCGCCGGAGCACCCTGCGTGACGAACGCGGAGCGCCACCCCGCCCAGAGGTAGTCCATCACGGACGCACCTCCGCCATGGCGACCGCTCGTGCGATCTCGTCGATCGCCGTCTCGAGCGCGACGCCGCGGGCCTGCGACCGATCGGGGCGCGTCAGCCCGACCGAATGCGCAGCGACGTCATCGTTGCCCACGACCACGATGTAGGGGACTCGCTCGGTCCGAGCACGTCGCACCCGTGCCCCGAGCGGTTCGTCGGCCGCGACCACCTGAGCCCCGACGCCCGCAGCAACGAGCGCAGCACGAACCTCCTCGGCCCAGCCGGCCGCCTCATGAGCCACCGGCAAAATGCGGACCGGTTCACGCACGAGCCACGGCGGCAGCTCACCATCGAAGTGCTCGATGAGGATGGCGAGGAAGCGTTCGACGGACCCGAAGAGCGCCCGATGAATCATGAACGGACGCTCCATCCGGTTGTCAGCGCCCTGGTAGCCGAGGTCGAAGCGCTGCGGCAACTGCAGATCGACCTGCACCGTCGAGAGCTGCCAGCGCCGGCCGATCGCATCACGCAGGTGGATGTCGATCTTGGGCGCGTAGAACGCACCCTCGCCCTCGGCGACCCGATAGGTGAGCCCCGACCGCTCCAGCGCGCTCCGGGCGGCCGACGTCGCGAACTCCCAGTCCTCGTCGCTGCCCACGGACTTGGCGGGCCGCGTCGACAGCTCGGCCTCGAAGTCGTTCAGCCCAAAGGCGCCGAGCAGGCGCATCGCGAGGTCGAGCACCCCGGTGAGTTCGTCTGCCAACTGATCGCCGCGGCAGAAGATGTGGGCGTCGTCCTGCGTGAGCGAGCGCACCCGCGCCAATCCGTGCAAGGTACCCGAACGCTCGTAGCGATACACCGTGGCCAGCTCGAACAGCCGCAGCGGCAGTTCTCGGTAGCTACGGGGATGCTGCCGGTAGGCGAGGATGTGCATGGGGCAGCTCATCGGCTTGAGGAAGTACTCCTCGTCGTCGAGCTCCATCGCCGGGTACATCGACTCGCGGTACCAGCCCAGGTGGCCAGAGAGCTCGAACAAGGCGCCGCGCGTGACGTGCGGCGTCCACACCGGGACGTAGCCGGCGGCAAAGTGGATGCGACGGGAGAACTCCTCGAGACGGTAACGGACCCAAGCCCCGTCGGGCTCGAACACGGGGAGACCGCCGCCGATCTCACGAGGGAAGAAGAAGAGCCGCTGCTCCTGACCGAGCCGACGATGGTCGCGCCGCTCGGCCTCGGCGATCTGCGTCAGCCACGCCTCGAGCGCCTCCGGGGACTCGAACGCCGTCCCCGCGACGCGCTGGAGCCGTGGGCCGTGCTCGTCGCCGCGCCAGTACGCGCCAGAGACCCTGAGCAGGCGGAGGGCCGAGAGATGGCCGGTAGAGGGCACGTGTGGCCCTCGACACAGGTCGATGAAGTCAGCACCCGTGCGATAGATCGAGACCGCAGAGCCCGAAGCGGCATCCGTCTCAGCCTCGCCAGCGGCGATGCGGTCGAGGATCTCGAGCTTGAACGGTTGGTCGGCGAGCTGGCGCCGAGCCTCGTCGAGCTCGAGCTCGATGCGCTCGAAGGGTTCGTCGGCCGCGACGATGCGTTCGACCTCGGCGGCGATCGCGGCGAGATCGTCGTCGTCGAGACTGCGTCCCCCGGGGAGCTCGACGTCGTAGAAGAACCCCTCCTCCGTCGCCGGTCCGACGGCAAGGTGCGTACCCGGCCAGAGGCGCGAGATGGCCTTGGCGACCACGTGCGCACCCGAGTGACGAAGCACCTGGCGACCCTCGGGTGTCGAGGCAGCCACAAGGGTCGCACCCGGACCGGCTCGATCGAGATCAACGAGCTCGCCGTCGTCCGAGCGCGCCGCGACCGGTCGAGTGGGGTCGACGAACCGGCTCACAGCTCGACCCCGAGCATCCGTGCGGCCTCGCTCACACCCCGACCCGCTCGAGCCGCCCGGTCGATGGCCTCGAGTGCACCCGGGGTGTCGAGGTCGTTGTCGAGCGCCGCGTCGACCTCGTCCACGGCACCGTCCCCGGTGCCGGCTGCGCGCCAGAGCCCATAGCGCTCTCGCGCCTCCTCCAGGAGCCCACCCGTCCAGTCCCACGACGTCCGGTAGTGCTGCGACAGCAACGCGAGCCGTACCACCGCAGCGGGCACTTCCTTGAGGAGCTCGCGGACGAACACGAGGTTGCCGAGGGACTTGGACATCTTGACGCCGTCGAGCCGCACCATGCCGACGTGGACCCAGTGGCGCACGAAGGGTTCGCCGGTGATGGCCCGCGACTGCGCCGCTTCACACTCGTGGTGGGGAAAGATGAGATCCGAACCACCGCCGTGAATGTCCACCACGGGGCCGAGCTCGCGCATGGCGAGCGCCGAGCATTCGATGTGCCACCCGGGCCGACCCGGACCGAACCGCGACTCCCAGGCGGGCTCGTCGGCCAAGGACGGCTGCCACAACACGAAATCGAGAGGATCGTGCTTCCTGGGATCGTCGGGATCGCCGCCACGCTCCCTGGCAAGTGCGATCATGGTGTCCCGATCGAGGTGGGAGATCGATCCGAACGTGGGCTCGCTCGCCACGGAGAAGTACACCCATCCGTCGACCTCGTAGGCGTGCCCCGAGTCGACGAGGTCCTGTACCAGGGACAAGATCTCCGCGATCGCCGAGGTCGCGCGTGGCTCGACCGCCGGCCGTCGCACCCCAAGGGCCGTCATGTCCTGATCGAACTGCGCGATCTCCATCGCGGCGAGGTCGAGGTAGTTGGTCCCGAGCTCGCGCGCCTTGCGCAAGATGTCGTCGTCGACGTCGGTGACGTTGCGCACACAGCGAGCGCGCTGCCGATGGCGCTCGAGGTGTCGTGCGAGCACGTCGAAGGTCACGTAGACCGCCGCGTGGCCAAGGTGCGCGGCATCGTAGGGCGTGATGCCGCAGGTGTAGATCTTGATCTCCTCGCCCGGTCGGAGCTCTAGGTCCACGACCCGTTGCGCTTGTGTGTCGTAGATCCTCATTGGCCGTCGTCCTCCCTGATACCCACCACTCGCAGGCTCGACCTCGCGCGATAGCGCAGGTTCACGTTCAGCAGCACCGCGGTCATCGCCTCCAGTGCGCCGGCCGCGGCGAGCGAACCGACATAGAGCGCTCGCAGACCGTCGATGCTCCCGAGGAGCTCCATGACGACACCAGCGGAGCTCTGGAAGTCCGAGGCCACCATGGTGTCGGCGTGCACGGGGCGCCCGAGCTCCGCGAGATCGCGGGCCGGCACGTGGTGCAGCGCCGCGACCACCATCGACCGCGGGAGCGTCGACTGGAGGAG
Proteins encoded in this region:
- the cysS gene encoding cysteine--tRNA ligase; its protein translation is MRIYDTQAQRVVDLELRPGEEIKIYTCGITPYDAAHLGHAAVYVTFDVLARHLERHRQRARCVRNVTDVDDDILRKARELGTNYLDLAAMEIAQFDQDMTALGVRRPAVEPRATSAIAEILSLVQDLVDSGHAYEVDGWVYFSVASEPTFGSISHLDRDTMIALARERGGDPDDPRKHDPLDFVLWQPSLADEPAWESRFGPGRPGWHIECSALAMRELGPVVDIHGGGSDLIFPHHECEAAQSRAITGEPFVRHWVHVGMVRLDGVKMSKSLGNLVFVRELLKEVPAAVVRLALLSQHYRTSWDWTGGLLEEARERYGLWRAAGTGDGAVDEVDAALDNDLDTPGALEAIDRAARAGRGVSEAARMLGVEL
- a CDS encoding CDP-alcohol phosphatidyltransferase family protein, giving the protein MLDGEFRGQVDRATAPVGRQLARLGITPDVLTGAGIVAAIGAGLALAFGARWVGLALALVGFLGDLLDGPVAKASGAASRRGAFFDSVSDRVSDAAVLGGLGVGLVLVEHQPGLGVAAFGAALAASLISYQRAKAESLGFQAKGGVFERAERSVVLLLGIAVWALLPIAVWVLLLGSTWTAAQRFVRIWRSASGQPDRLRAHERLVALRRENRRRRARLRTRLSGLLGSREVTTARRRRRRDAR
- a CDS encoding HIT family protein: MDYLWAGWRSAFVTQGAPAVDGCVLCAIGDGADGADDLVVARRARAFCVLNLYPYTSGHLMVVPRRHGSDLGALSHEELGEMWELVREGMAALESAYHPQGINLGLNLGRASGAGIVEHLHVHVVPRWVGDANFMVTAAQTRVLPEALGDTRDRLRRAWPASS
- a CDS encoding GTP-binding protein, producing the protein MDATVAASPRARIICVVGPAGVGKTTLVQALATLQSPPTRGDDDARALIDTSPEERAHHHSVDLGVVRLEHRGHAMTLLDVPGIGELAAARALALAVADAALVVVPPSDSPSPELLRIWRELDERQLPRLVVVNRCDDSRCAIDTVVRALNERLEAHLDAVELVAITADGHQDLIDVLAEASIVGIGTDEHLEPLPEVEREFERQAHDALLDDIVAEDDALLERYLAGEELDPTELNAALAIAIRERHLTPVLAASATTRLGLTHLLDMLDALVPASPTPTDTTSALVIATSSDNFQGTSATLAIVRGAIRPDSVLRDSAQDRTERLHQLLWPTLPKPTPTTEAAAGDVVIAPKVGAAVGTWLIDPAGHDIPDPVQRPTPTYTLAVEVPDQRANDKVQAAAARLAMEDPGLIVSREAETHRLLLTGMGATHLALVIERLGRRSGAAIQTVTPRTPYRETIAGTVEVEGRHKKQTGGHGQYGVVVCRIGPGPRASGVVFFDEIVGGAIPRTFIPAVEAGIREACEQGGPHGFPVVDLEVHLIDGKHHPVDSNELSFKLAGALALRTALERAGSVVLEPIARVHLSVPASAQGDVLGYVTSRRGRIIESTPVGPSVEIEAELPAAELTHLAVDLHGLTAGQGSFTSTHDRYEPVPTAVLGRLLSATSK
- a CDS encoding glycosyltransferase family 4 protein; the encoded protein is MRVLEVCPYDLDVPGGVQRQAAALTRALSQLGVSVDLVGPGQGGLGRSVRVPANGSRAPIGWDLRMVRSLSRAMRGATVVHLHEPLVPLVGPMTIALARRASIPVIATGHRAGMPRGVGRALLAGVGRVGARGIRVATAVSPSAAMVARAWAPGPIEIIPNGLSVPEAVPDDQARRPGSVAFVGRLEERKGIRVLLAALPMLVDSVSSVVIVGDGPLAPLVRRAAERWPGWLTWRGRVDDATLDRAYREAEVLVAPSLGGESFGVVLLEAMARGAVVVASAIEGYRPVVADAGVLVEPNDPSALAGAIRSIVGDRDRRRVLVARGYERAHAHDIGSIARRYLELVERVSREGSVT
- the thrS gene encoding threonine--tRNA ligase → MSRFVDPTRPVAARSDDGELVDLDRAGPGATLVAASTPEGRQVLRHSGAHVVAKAISRLWPGTHLAVGPATEEGFFYDVELPGGRSLDDDDLAAIAAEVERIVAADEPFERIELELDEARRQLADQPFKLEILDRIAAGEAETDAASGSAVSIYRTGADFIDLCRGPHVPSTGHLSALRLLRVSGAYWRGDEHGPRLQRVAGTAFESPEALEAWLTQIAEAERRDHRRLGQEQRLFFFPREIGGGLPVFEPDGAWVRYRLEEFSRRIHFAAGYVPVWTPHVTRGALFELSGHLGWYRESMYPAMELDDEEYFLKPMSCPMHILAYRQHPRSYRELPLRLFELATVYRYERSGTLHGLARVRSLTQDDAHIFCRGDQLADELTGVLDLAMRLLGAFGLNDFEAELSTRPAKSVGSDEDWEFATSAARSALERSGLTYRVAEGEGAFYAPKIDIHLRDAIGRRWQLSTVQVDLQLPQRFDLGYQGADNRMERPFMIHRALFGSVERFLAILIEHFDGELPPWLVREPVRILPVAHEAAGWAEEVRAALVAAGVGAQVVAADEPLGARVRRARTERVPYIVVVGNDDVAAHSVGLTRPDRSQARGVALETAIDEIARAVAMAEVRP
- a CDS encoding lysophospholipid acyltransferase family protein produces the protein MRTARSLRAGLRARRFEIASALVRRLPWRLDPIVWWVGGAIAFVLTGSRRRIAWEHQCLARRRPMSDPRAIAWTLRAYVSYARYYVDTLRAPHAMARLLDGVEVTGHEAFLEAVGRGEGCIVALAHVGNWDVAGVWASAAGAPVTAVAERLPEASVTSFFDRLRDALGIRVVPTGVQATRALLRTLREGGRVALVVDRDVTGSGRPGELFGRKVSVAAGPAVLSVLSGAPVYPAACYQLPGRRHLIRIWAPIMPPTQGSREARIEELHRRVVRALERQIQAAPSQWHNLVADARTVTT
- a CDS encoding VOC family protein gives rise to the protein MGVRVVALDHVQLAMPAGREPEAEAFYRDVLGFTVLAKPEPLAARGGRWFACGPVQLHLGVEEDFRPARKAHPALRVEELDDLVAKLEASGASWRWDEDLPGVRRLYVDDPFGNRIEVIDNAG